Proteins encoded in a region of the Rhizobium sp. CC-YZS058 genome:
- a CDS encoding TlyA family RNA methyltransferase: MSQDTKTSLRLDQLLLMKGLVASRARARDAIQRGTVTIDGRVVTKPSASVAEDARIEIDDPAQPYVSRAALKLRAGLDHFGLSAEGLDCLDIGASTGGFTEVLLEAGAAHVIAIDVGHGQFHPRLEADPRVTSLEGVNARALEEDQLDGRSIGMIVSDVSFISLRLALPPALEMAEPGAHCLLLVKPQFEAGREAISKAGLLKAPETAPDVARSLEIWLTEDMGWKSLGLIPSPIAGGDGNVEFLLAGRKPEIDEDAE, encoded by the coding sequence ATGAGCCAGGACACCAAGACTTCCCTTCGCCTCGATCAGCTGCTGTTGATGAAAGGCCTCGTCGCCAGCCGCGCCCGCGCGCGCGACGCCATTCAGCGCGGCACGGTCACGATCGACGGCCGCGTGGTCACCAAGCCAAGCGCCAGCGTCGCGGAAGATGCACGTATCGAGATCGACGATCCCGCCCAGCCCTATGTGTCCCGTGCGGCGCTGAAGCTCCGCGCCGGGCTCGACCATTTCGGCCTGTCCGCCGAGGGGCTGGATTGTCTCGACATCGGTGCCTCGACCGGCGGCTTTACCGAGGTGCTGCTGGAAGCCGGTGCTGCCCATGTGATCGCCATCGATGTCGGCCACGGCCAGTTCCACCCGCGCCTGGAGGCCGATCCGCGTGTGACGAGCCTCGAAGGCGTCAATGCCCGTGCGCTGGAGGAAGACCAGCTCGATGGCCGGTCGATCGGCATGATCGTCTCCGATGTCTCCTTCATTTCTCTGCGGCTGGCCCTGCCACCGGCGCTGGAAATGGCGGAGCCGGGCGCTCACTGCCTGCTGCTGGTCAAGCCGCAATTCGAGGCGGGCCGCGAGGCGATCAGCAAGGCCGGTCTTTTGAAGGCGCCGGAGACTGCGCCCGACGTGGCGCGCAGCCTTGAGATCTGGCTGACAGAGGACATGGGCTGGAAAAGTCTCGGCCTCATCCCCTCCCCGATTGCCGGCGGCGACGGCAATGTCGAGTTCCTCCTCGCCGGCCGCAAACCCGAGATCGACGAGGACGCCGAATGA
- a CDS encoding class I SAM-dependent RNA methyltransferase has translation MSAETLRIDRLAPQGDGMVATPEGRVYVPFTLPGELASLAVTKQRGTVMALLETSPDRVEPPCRHFGPHGENGTCGGCSLQHAGDALYHGFKRQLVVDALAQRGIETEVAPLVLARPGERRRVTMTARRTEKAMLLGYNQAESHHIVSVVECPIASPGIVSRLNAIRRIAAALSSDADPFRITILETAVGLDLSVDGLKPLSDRHRRHVVDTVLGVPGLARLAVAGEILVEPVRPVLDFGGVAVSPPPGGFAQASRIAEAAMADLVLAHLGKAKRVADLFAGSGTFSLRIARQARVHAVEGDAKALQALDSAARAMQGLKPVTVEKRDLFRRPLMVSELKAFDAVVFDPPRAGAEAQCEDLARSAVPIIAAVSCNPVTLARDLSVLIKGGYRVTSVTPIDQFLWSSHVEAVATLVRD, from the coding sequence ATGAGCGCCGAAACGCTGCGGATCGACCGCCTGGCGCCGCAGGGCGACGGCATGGTCGCAACGCCCGAAGGTCGGGTCTATGTGCCGTTCACGCTGCCTGGCGAGCTGGCGAGCCTCGCGGTGACCAAACAGCGTGGCACAGTGATGGCGCTGCTCGAAACCTCGCCGGACCGGGTCGAGCCGCCCTGCCGCCATTTCGGTCCGCACGGCGAAAACGGCACCTGCGGCGGCTGCAGCCTGCAGCATGCAGGCGATGCGCTCTATCATGGGTTCAAGCGGCAACTGGTCGTGGATGCGCTGGCGCAGCGCGGCATCGAGACGGAGGTCGCGCCCCTGGTCCTGGCCCGGCCCGGCGAACGCCGGCGGGTGACCATGACGGCGCGACGCACCGAGAAGGCGATGCTGCTCGGCTATAACCAGGCGGAGAGCCACCACATCGTCTCGGTCGTCGAATGTCCGATCGCCAGCCCCGGCATCGTGTCGAGGCTGAACGCGATCCGACGCATTGCGGCGGCGCTGTCGAGCGATGCCGACCCCTTTCGTATCACCATTCTGGAAACGGCGGTCGGTCTCGATCTTTCGGTCGATGGGCTGAAACCCCTGTCCGACCGCCATCGGCGGCATGTGGTCGATACGGTGCTCGGCGTCCCCGGGCTCGCCCGGCTCGCCGTCGCCGGCGAAATCCTGGTCGAGCCGGTTCGCCCCGTCCTCGATTTCGGCGGCGTGGCGGTTTCGCCGCCGCCGGGCGGCTTTGCCCAGGCAAGCCGGATTGCCGAAGCGGCAATGGCGGATCTCGTTCTTGCCCATCTCGGCAAGGCCAAGCGCGTGGCCGATCTCTTCGCCGGCTCCGGCACCTTTTCCCTGCGGATTGCCCGCCAGGCGCGCGTGCACGCCGTGGAAGGCGACGCGAAGGCTTTGCAGGCGCTCGACAGCGCAGCACGGGCCATGCAGGGCCTGAAGCCGGTGACGGTGGAGAAGCGCGACCTTTTCCGACGCCCCCTGATGGTCTCCGAGCTCAAGGCCTTCGATGCCGTCGTCTTCGATCCGCCCCGCGCCGGTGCCGAGGCACAGTGCGAGGACCTTGCCCGCTCCGCCGTGCCGATCATTGCCGCCGTCTCCTGCAACCCGGTCACGCTCGCACGCGATCTTTCCGTCCTCATCAAGGGCGGCTACCGCGTCACCTCGGTCACGCCGATCGACCAGTTTCTCTGGTCCAGCCATGTCGAAGCCGTCGCCACGCTCGTGCGGGACTGA
- a CDS encoding LysR family transcriptional regulator: MTSTDLPHYLGSLDWDLIRAFTAVMQTGNLTRAAGLLRTTQPTVGRQIRRLEAIVGEVLFDRTASGLRPTAQAAALFERAEALDRAVTQFMTSLSATPAGVSGTVRITASQILGIHVLPVIIAPLLATHPDLEIELLVSDVVDNLLRRDADIAVRFAPPDQPDLITRRLGAVSLGLYASRAYLERTGRGVPLVPADLLGHRAIGEEEGSRAVAFGRQYQVPLRKSDVGFRSASLPAQSAAIRAGIGIGPMLVHLAQRDETLVRILPDITVATLPLWLVAHDDLPRSARLRAVFDHLAAALKPIVD; this comes from the coding sequence ATGACAAGCACTGATCTTCCCCATTATCTCGGTTCTCTCGACTGGGACCTGATCCGCGCCTTCACGGCCGTGATGCAGACCGGCAATCTCACCCGCGCCGCCGGCCTGCTCAGGACGACCCAGCCGACCGTCGGTCGTCAGATCAGGCGGCTGGAAGCCATCGTTGGCGAGGTGCTCTTCGACCGGACCGCCAGCGGCCTTCGCCCCACCGCGCAGGCAGCGGCACTGTTCGAGCGGGCGGAGGCTCTCGATCGGGCGGTGACACAGTTCATGACGTCGCTGAGCGCCACTCCGGCCGGCGTCAGCGGCACGGTGCGGATCACGGCAAGCCAGATCCTCGGCATCCATGTCCTGCCGGTCATCATCGCGCCGCTGCTGGCGACTCATCCGGATCTGGAGATCGAGCTTCTCGTCAGCGACGTGGTCGACAACCTTTTGCGCCGGGACGCCGATATTGCCGTGCGCTTCGCCCCGCCCGATCAGCCGGACCTGATCACGCGCCGCCTCGGCGCGGTCTCTCTCGGGCTTTATGCCAGCCGCGCCTATCTGGAGCGCACTGGACGCGGTGTTCCGCTCGTCCCCGCCGACCTTCTCGGTCACCGCGCCATCGGCGAGGAAGAGGGCAGCCGCGCGGTCGCTTTCGGCCGGCAGTATCAGGTGCCGCTGCGCAAATCCGATGTCGGGTTCCGCTCCGCCTCGCTGCCGGCGCAGAGCGCCGCAATTCGCGCCGGCATCGGCATCGGACCCATGCTGGTTCATCTCGCGCAGCGGGATGAGACCCTCGTGCGGATCCTGCCGGACATCACCGTCGCGACCCTGCCGCTCTGGCTCGTCGCCCACGATGATCTTCCCCGCAGCGCCCGCCTGCGCGCCGTTTTCGATCATCTCGCCGCCGCGCTCAAACCCATCGTCGATTGA
- a CDS encoding abscisic acid-deficient protein Aba4 family protein: MVETERLFSAASLLALAGWITLSIALFLPRWRRQMIVTTRFAVPLMLAVLYAALIAGFYGSAGGGYGSLAEVRALFDTPELLLAGWVHYLAFDLMVGTLLAEEALARGAPPVLILPALALTFLFGPLGLLAAAALAGFGRRPRTGIATGASA, encoded by the coding sequence ATGGTGGAGACGGAACGACTTTTCTCGGCGGCGAGCCTGCTCGCCCTGGCTGGCTGGATTACCCTGTCGATCGCCCTCTTTCTGCCCCGTTGGCGCAGGCAAATGATCGTGACGACCCGCTTTGCCGTGCCGCTGATGCTGGCTGTCCTCTATGCGGCACTGATAGCCGGATTTTACGGCTCGGCGGGCGGAGGATACGGGTCCCTGGCGGAGGTCCGAGCGCTGTTTGACACGCCGGAACTCCTGCTGGCCGGATGGGTCCACTATCTGGCCTTCGACCTCATGGTCGGCACGCTGCTGGCCGAGGAGGCGCTTGCGCGCGGCGCGCCGCCTGTTCTCATCCTCCCCGCGCTGGCGTTGACCTTCCTTTTCGGCCCGCTCGGCCTCCTCGCGGCGGCAGCCCTTGCCGGCTTCGGCCGCCGGCCTCGTACGGGCATCGCAACGGGGGCGAGCGCGTGA
- a CDS encoding crotonase/enoyl-CoA hydratase family protein: MTDEIKVEHPDTHPGVCVLRFDRPGKKNALTQAMYRTLNAALDAAEASDSVRAIVFLGSEGCFSAGNDLADFAAMAKGGAVAGEILGFLERLVRGRKPLLSGVDGLAIGIGTTLTLHCDLTIASERALFRTPFVDLALVPEAGSSLLLPRLIGHQRAFAMLCAGLPMSGAEALQAGLVARLVPSDTLEAETLALAAALAAKPPEALRLSRSLLRGQTAELVARIEEEARLFAERLQSAEAQDAFRAFLTR, encoded by the coding sequence ATGACGGACGAGATCAAGGTCGAGCATCCCGATACCCACCCCGGCGTCTGCGTGCTGCGCTTCGACCGGCCGGGCAAGAAGAATGCGCTGACGCAGGCCATGTACCGCACGCTCAACGCCGCACTCGATGCGGCCGAGGCCTCGGATTCGGTCCGCGCCATCGTGTTCCTCGGCAGCGAGGGGTGTTTTTCCGCCGGCAATGACCTGGCGGATTTCGCGGCCATGGCAAAAGGCGGCGCGGTTGCAGGCGAGATCCTCGGGTTTCTCGAGCGGCTTGTCCGCGGCCGCAAACCGCTCTTGAGCGGGGTGGACGGATTGGCGATCGGCATCGGCACGACTCTGACGCTCCATTGCGATCTGACGATCGCCTCCGAGCGGGCGCTCTTCCGCACACCCTTTGTCGATCTCGCCCTGGTGCCGGAGGCCGGCTCGAGCCTGCTCCTTCCGCGGTTGATCGGCCACCAGCGCGCCTTTGCCATGCTCTGCGCCGGCCTGCCGATGAGTGGGGCAGAGGCGCTCCAGGCCGGCCTCGTCGCCCGTCTGGTTCCCTCCGATACGCTCGAGGCCGAGACGCTGGCTCTCGCCGCAGCCTTGGCCGCCAAACCGCCCGAGGCGTTGCGTCTCTCGCGCAGCCTGCTGCGCGGGCAGACGGCAGAGCTCGTCGCCCGGATCGAAGAGGAGGCCCGCCTTTTCGCCGAGCGGCTGCAGAGCGCGGAAGCCCAGGACGCCTTCCGCGCCTTCCTCACCCGCTAG
- a CDS encoding acyl-CoA dehydrogenase: MFQTPVEEILFTLSVVANLSDGEGAVEPDLAEAVVREAGRFCDEAIAPLASVGDRIGATLKDGAVAAPPGWPALYRAWAEGGWNGLSAPEAYGGQALPHRLHIAAMEIWNAGSMAFALAPMLTAGAIEALAAHGSEPLKALYLPRMVSGAWTGTMNLTEPQAGSDLSTLRTRAERRDDGSYRIFGQKIYITWGEHDLSENIVHLVLARLADAPSGTRGISLFLVPKFLPDAEGRPGARNDLICHSIEEKLGIHASPTCTMIFGDGRFGSEPGAVGYLIGEENRGLACMFTMMNNARLAVGAQGVAIAEAATQKALAYAKAREQGRAPGAAAAGPILDHPDIARTLLIMTALTQGARAITYLCAEAVDRAHGGEASGHWRDRAAVLTPIAKSFPTDIGVEVASLGIQVHGGMGYVEETGAARLLRDARIAPIYEGTNGIQAIDLVTRKLPIDDGGHVRGLIDELRRISATVALSPQPFGLSAVRLEQALDALSTATEWLLARLSAGDQAAALASATAYQRLFGLVLCGSLLARMALAGDERRVALCRFFADQLLGETCSLSRAICEGSDSLHAARTVLA, translated from the coding sequence ATGTTCCAGACACCGGTGGAGGAGATCCTCTTCACGCTCTCCGTCGTCGCCAATCTTTCAGACGGCGAGGGGGCGGTGGAACCCGATCTCGCCGAAGCGGTCGTCCGCGAGGCGGGTCGCTTCTGCGACGAGGCAATCGCGCCGCTCGCCTCCGTCGGCGACCGCATCGGTGCCACCCTGAAGGACGGCGCCGTCGCCGCGCCGCCCGGCTGGCCGGCGCTTTACCGCGCCTGGGCCGAAGGCGGCTGGAACGGGCTCTCGGCACCGGAAGCCTATGGCGGACAGGCGCTGCCGCATCGGCTGCATATCGCCGCCATGGAGATCTGGAACGCCGGATCCATGGCCTTCGCGCTCGCCCCCATGCTCACCGCCGGTGCCATCGAGGCGCTTGCGGCCCATGGGTCGGAGCCGCTGAAGGCGCTCTACCTGCCCAGGATGGTCTCCGGGGCGTGGACGGGAACGATGAACCTCACCGAACCGCAGGCGGGTTCGGATCTCTCCACCCTGCGCACCCGGGCCGAGCGCCGCGACGACGGCAGCTACCGGATCTTCGGCCAGAAAATCTACATCACCTGGGGGGAGCATGATCTCAGCGAGAACATCGTCCATCTCGTGCTGGCCCGGCTTGCCGATGCGCCGTCGGGGACGCGGGGCATCTCGCTCTTTCTGGTGCCGAAATTCCTGCCGGATGCCGAAGGGCGGCCGGGCGCGCGAAACGATCTCATCTGCCATTCGATCGAGGAGAAGCTCGGCATCCATGCTTCCCCCACCTGCACGATGATTTTCGGCGACGGCCGCTTCGGCAGCGAACCCGGCGCGGTCGGCTATCTCATCGGCGAGGAGAACCGGGGTCTCGCCTGCATGTTCACCATGATGAACAATGCCCGGCTGGCGGTGGGCGCGCAGGGGGTGGCGATCGCCGAAGCCGCCACGCAGAAGGCGCTCGCCTATGCCAAGGCGCGGGAGCAGGGCCGCGCACCGGGTGCCGCCGCCGCCGGTCCGATCCTCGACCATCCCGATATCGCCCGCACTCTCCTGATCATGACGGCGCTGACGCAAGGGGCGCGCGCCATCACCTATCTCTGCGCGGAAGCCGTGGATCGCGCCCATGGCGGGGAGGCATCCGGCCACTGGCGCGACCGCGCGGCCGTTCTGACGCCGATCGCCAAGTCCTTTCCGACCGATATCGGCGTCGAGGTCGCCTCGCTCGGCATTCAGGTGCATGGCGGCATGGGCTATGTCGAAGAAACCGGTGCCGCCCGCCTTCTGCGCGACGCCCGCATCGCGCCGATCTATGAGGGCACGAACGGCATCCAGGCGATCGATCTCGTCACGCGCAAGCTGCCGATCGACGACGGCGGCCATGTTCGCGGCTTGATCGACGAACTGCGCCGCATCTCCGCGACCGTCGCCCTGTCGCCGCAGCCCTTCGGCCTCAGCGCCGTCCGGCTGGAGCAGGCGCTGGATGCCCTGAGCACGGCAACAGAATGGCTGCTGGCCCGACTGTCCGCCGGCGACCAGGCTGCCGCGCTTGCCAGCGCCACGGCCTATCAGCGCCTCTTCGGTCTGGTGCTGTGCGGCAGCCTGCTCGCGCGCATGGCGCTGGCGGGGGACGAGCGACGCGTGGCGCTCTGCCGCTTCTTCGCCGATCAGCTGCTCGGCGAAACCTGCTCGCTCTCCCGCGCCATCTGCGAGGGCAGCGACAGTCTGCACGCGGCGCGGACCGTGCTTGCCTGA
- a CDS encoding transporter, with protein MNLVSPDIPGLVWAYRFRPGEGATRIPSDAPISAIAPGEGWVWVHLALSDSRTPTLLERVCDIPRPALTTLVSADTQASILAEDGVVFGTLVDFERTFDELTKTIGWLHFAVSERMIVTTRLHPLRSIDRVKALIEKNPRCARPIDLFEMIVTEFQRTLIGLVLELTEDLNIIEDDVYGGAGHNSQPKLAPLRRTAVRLHRHLRTVLALLRRASTAEEDEVPPDFLDVAERLCDRLEAVDRDVFALQERARLLHEEIDSKLSSETNRHLYILSLMTAFLLPPTLVTGFFGMNTSDLPLAGGVHGTLIAGLFILASMGFAWTILKRIGIL; from the coding sequence ATGAACCTTGTCTCTCCGGATATCCCCGGCCTCGTCTGGGCCTACCGCTTCCGTCCGGGCGAAGGCGCGACGCGAATCCCCTCCGACGCACCGATCTCGGCGATTGCGCCCGGCGAGGGCTGGGTCTGGGTGCATCTGGCGCTCAGCGATTCCCGCACGCCGACCCTGCTCGAACGGGTCTGCGACATCCCGCGCCCGGCCTTGACGACGCTGGTCAGCGCCGACACGCAGGCCTCGATCCTGGCGGAGGACGGGGTGGTGTTCGGGACGCTGGTGGATTTCGAACGGACCTTCGACGAACTGACGAAGACGATCGGCTGGCTGCACTTCGCCGTCAGCGAGCGGATGATCGTCACCACCCGTCTGCATCCGCTGCGCAGCATCGACCGCGTCAAGGCGCTCATCGAAAAGAACCCGCGTTGCGCCCGGCCGATCGATCTCTTCGAGATGATCGTGACCGAATTCCAGCGCACGCTGATCGGCCTCGTGCTCGAATTGACCGAGGATCTCAATATCATCGAGGACGATGTCTACGGGGGCGCCGGGCACAACAGCCAGCCGAAGCTGGCGCCGCTGCGCCGCACGGCGGTGCGGCTGCATCGGCATCTGCGCACCGTGCTCGCCCTCCTGCGCCGCGCTTCCACCGCCGAGGAAGACGAGGTGCCGCCAGATTTCCTCGATGTGGCGGAACGTCTCTGCGACCGGCTGGAGGCAGTGGACCGCGATGTCTTCGCGCTGCAGGAGCGGGCGCGGCTGCTGCATGAAGAGATCGACAGCAAGCTCTCCTCGGAAACCAACCGGCATCTCTACATCCTGTCGCTGATGACCGCCTTCCTGCTGCCGCCGACGCTGGTCACCGGCTTCTTCGGCATGAACACCAGCGACCTGCCGCTGGCAGGCGGGGTGCACGGCACGCTGATCGCCGGGCTCTTCATCCTCGCCTCCATGGGCTTTGCCTGGACGATCCTCAAGCGCATCGGCATTCTGTGA
- a CDS encoding winged helix-turn-helix transcriptional regulator: MAKPRHNRFDCSPGCAVEAAMALIDGKWKSVILFHLSDGTLRFNELRRAIPGVTQRMLTNQLRELEADGLIERQVYPQVPPKVEYSLSPLGRSLQPVLVALQTWGESNMHLFKGAGTKAAA; this comes from the coding sequence ATGGCCAAGCCGCGCCACAACCGCTTCGATTGTTCGCCGGGATGCGCCGTGGAGGCGGCGATGGCCCTTATCGACGGCAAGTGGAAGAGCGTCATCCTGTTCCACCTCTCCGATGGGACGCTGCGCTTCAACGAACTGCGGCGCGCCATACCGGGCGTCACGCAGCGCATGCTGACCAACCAGCTGCGCGAGCTCGAGGCGGACGGGCTGATCGAGCGGCAGGTTTATCCGCAGGTGCCGCCCAAGGTCGAATACTCCCTCTCGCCGCTCGGCCGCAGCCTGCAGCCGGTGCTGGTGGCGCTTCAGACGTGGGGGGAGAGCAACATGCATCTCTTCAAAGGCGCCGGCACAAAGGCGGCCGCCTGA
- a CDS encoding zinc-binding alcohol dehydrogenase family protein, which translates to MKAVAYQTAGAIDRADALRDITLDRPDPGPRDLRVRIAAISVNPVDTKVRASSDAEPGGWKVLGWDASGIVDAVGAEVTRFRPGDAVFYAGALTRPGTNAEYHLVDERIVGRKPATLSDADAAALPLTAITAWEMLFDRLDVRRSVPGAANAILIIGGAGGVGSIAIQLARALTDLTVIATASRAETRDFVKSLGAHHVIDHSKPLDEEVAALGLGDPAFIFSTTATDTHLAVLPKIIAPQGRFGLIDDPKVLDIVGFKRKAVSVHWELMFTRPLFETADMAEQGRLLDAVADLVDAGRLRSTRTETLSPINAANLIEAHRRLESGRSIGKLVLEGF; encoded by the coding sequence ATGAAAGCCGTAGCCTACCAGACCGCCGGAGCGATCGACCGCGCCGATGCCTTGCGTGACATCACCCTCGACCGGCCGGACCCCGGCCCGCGCGATCTGCGCGTGCGGATTGCCGCCATTTCCGTCAATCCCGTCGATACGAAGGTGCGCGCCTCGTCCGATGCCGAGCCCGGCGGCTGGAAGGTGCTTGGCTGGGACGCGTCCGGCATCGTGGATGCCGTGGGTGCCGAGGTCACGCGCTTTCGCCCGGGCGACGCCGTATTCTACGCCGGCGCGCTGACGCGGCCGGGCACCAACGCAGAGTATCACCTGGTCGACGAGCGGATCGTCGGGCGCAAGCCTGCGACGCTGTCGGATGCCGATGCGGCGGCTCTGCCGCTGACGGCGATCACCGCCTGGGAAATGCTGTTCGACCGGCTGGATGTCCGCCGCAGCGTGCCGGGTGCGGCCAACGCCATTCTGATCATCGGCGGCGCCGGCGGGGTGGGCTCGATCGCCATCCAGCTTGCGCGCGCGCTGACGGACCTGACGGTGATCGCCACGGCCTCGCGTGCGGAAACCCGCGACTTCGTGAAAAGCCTCGGCGCGCATCACGTCATCGATCACAGCAAGCCGCTTGATGAAGAGGTGGCGGCGCTTGGGCTCGGCGATCCGGCCTTCATCTTCTCCACCACCGCCACCGACACGCATCTCGCCGTGCTGCCGAAGATCATCGCGCCGCAGGGCCGCTTCGGGCTGATCGACGATCCCAAGGTGCTCGATATCGTCGGTTTCAAGCGCAAGGCCGTGTCGGTGCACTGGGAGCTGATGTTTACCCGCCCGCTGTTTGAAACGGCTGACATGGCCGAGCAGGGCCGGCTGCTTGACGCGGTGGCCGACCTGGTCGACGCAGGCAGACTGCGCAGCACCCGCACGGAAACGCTTTCGCCGATCAACGCGGCGAACCTGATCGAGGCCCACCGCCGGCTGGAAAGCGGACGGTCGATCGGCAAGCTGGTTTTGGAAGGTTTTTAA
- a CDS encoding BA14K family protein, whose translation MLNTRFLSAVGLSAAVFVTSLMPAEAMVPIPVQKPVQATTTNVETVQYRDRRADWRRGYHRRNGYSYYNGHRGYREYRPGYRRHNGVWFPLAAFATGAIVGGAISNNNTVRYGGSHVEWCQNRYRSYRVSDNTFQPNNGPRRQCNSPY comes from the coding sequence TTGCTCAACACCCGCTTCTTGTCCGCGGTCGGTCTGTCCGCCGCAGTCTTTGTCACCTCGCTGATGCCGGCAGAAGCCATGGTGCCGATTCCCGTTCAAAAGCCGGTCCAGGCCACCACCACCAATGTCGAGACCGTTCAGTATCGTGACCGTCGCGCCGACTGGCGCCGTGGCTATCATCGCCGCAACGGCTATTCCTATTATAACGGCCACCGCGGCTACCGCGAATACCGCCCGGGCTATCGCCGCCACAATGGCGTCTGGTTCCCGCTGGCCGCCTTCGCCACCGGCGCAATCGTCGGCGGTGCGATCTCCAACAACAACACCGTCCGCTACGGCGGCAGCCATGTCGAATGGTGCCAGAACCGGTATCGCTCCTACCGCGTGTCGGACAACACCTTCCAGCCGAACAATGGCCCGCGCCGCCAGTGCAATTCGCCCTATTGA
- a CDS encoding glycoside hydrolase family 25 protein, whose amino-acid sequence MQLGALALALGAAPDLNARELQPWKSKDHALVIDAYELNTIDWEALVTDKRIAGFISKASDGLPESYSCVGDHGGDTVAHCRTMWRKYAVSRELYQTRRMVAKAHGLLWGAYHLARPGNPIDQANHFLDYAEPRADELMVLDLEGMDAEKYMSLEDAAIFAGHIKTRTGRYPMLYTNHSTAKYIAEHRAKHPILSRLPLWYARYQPGIRNVFPMGNWESYALWQFSASANCGKRRCPYRVAGTLSDIDVNVAPGNAEALKAAWATGTLLPAKPLPLESDATATAQAGLKAKPPTATPLLPPDPIPTASIPNPHLALR is encoded by the coding sequence ATGCAGCTGGGCGCGCTGGCTCTTGCGCTCGGAGCCGCGCCCGATCTCAACGCCCGCGAGCTGCAGCCCTGGAAGTCGAAAGATCACGCCCTTGTCATCGACGCCTACGAGCTGAACACGATCGACTGGGAAGCGCTGGTGACGGACAAGCGCATTGCCGGCTTCATCTCCAAGGCCTCCGACGGGCTGCCGGAAAGCTATAGCTGCGTGGGCGACCATGGCGGCGACACGGTGGCGCATTGCAGGACGATGTGGCGCAAATATGCGGTCAGCCGCGAGCTCTACCAGACACGGCGCATGGTCGCCAAAGCCCATGGCCTGCTCTGGGGCGCCTATCACCTCGCCCGGCCGGGCAACCCGATCGACCAGGCCAACCATTTCCTCGATTATGCCGAGCCGAGGGCGGACGAGCTGATGGTGCTCGATCTCGAAGGCATGGATGCGGAAAAATACATGTCGCTCGAGGATGCAGCGATCTTCGCCGGCCATATCAAGACGCGCACCGGCCGCTATCCGATGCTCTACACCAATCACTCGACGGCGAAATATATTGCCGAGCACCGGGCCAAGCACCCGATCCTATCCCGCCTGCCGCTCTGGTATGCCCGCTATCAGCCGGGCATCCGCAACGTCTTTCCCATGGGCAATTGGGAGAGCTACGCGCTCTGGCAGTTCTCCGCCTCCGCCAATTGCGGCAAGCGCCGCTGCCCCTACCGCGTCGCCGGCACGCTGTCCGATATCGACGTGAATGTCGCCCCCGGCAATGCCGAGGCCCTGAAGGCCGCCTGGGCGACAGGCACCCTGCTTCCCGCCAAGCCGTTGCCGCTCGAAAGTGACGCCACGGCCACCGCGCAAGCCGGCCTCAAAGCCAAGCCCCCGACAGCCACCCCTCTCCTCCCCCCGGACCCGATCCCCACAGCCTCCATCCCCAACCCGCATCTGGCGCTGCGGTAG